The DNA window CTTTTGATAATGCCAGAACTCAGCATCTGCCTGGAGGAGTCCTCTCCCAGATGGAGCTGAATTTCATACCTGTGATCTGTTTCACCTGGTGCTCACTGAGTTAAGATGTTACAAGGAGTAATACCTACAGAAACAGtctgctttgctctccttttccttctcttagcTCACCAATTACTGAGCACTCTGTAGGAAGGCCTGCTGGTGTTACCTTGTATTCTGTTCACTGCTTATTCACTTCTTTCAGGGAAGTTTAACACGGGGGGACATGCAGGTGGAGGGAACGGGCCAGTGTTTAGATCTGTGGTCCTTCTGTAATGTTCTTATGCATTtgtggaggggaagggaaggtctAACCCTGGGCAGGAAACAGCTTTGTTGACACTGAGGTCTCTGTTTCAGATGAATATGCCTTCATGGGAGCGCTGATCATCCAGGAGGTCATCAAGGAGCTCGTGGGAAAAGGTCTTAGCACTGcaaaagtgctgctgctggcagggagcaggTATGTGTCTGCAGGGCATCCACAGCAGAAAGCCCTTTGGAAAGAGGCCTCAGCAGCAAACCCTCCACCTGTTCTCCACGGGGCTGTCCTGTGGGTAAATGAAGTTGTTTAGAGTGTGGCTACTGTGAGAGGAGACGTATGCTAGCAGCCGTGCCGTGGCCATATCTGCATCGTCACTGCAGTACTCAAATTGCtgttgcagtgctggaggaacAGGAGTGCTGCTGAACGTGGATCgtgtggcagagcagctggaggagatggGCTACCAAGGGATCCAGGTTCGCGGCTTGGCAGACTCCGGGTGGTTCCTGGATAATAAGCAGTATCGCAGAACTGACTGTATCGATACCATAACGTGTGCTCCAACAGAAGCCATCAGAAGAGGAATAAGGTACAGTCACGTGCTCTGAAGTGTGCTTTTGTGAAGGTCAGTGTGGGAGGATGTTCTCCTCTGTCTTCCTGCATTTGGACACCTGAAGAGTGTTTGTTATATAACATCAGTGGTCTCTTCGGggattttatatttaaaatacagacacATGAAAGAAAGTGTGCAGTTAGCTGCTCTACAATGCACTGACTGTACAGTCAAGAAAGAGCTTTGCTTCTAGTAAGTTGGCACTTATAACCAGAGCAGAAATAGACCGGCATATGGAAAGATCACTGTTAAGATGTTATCATGACATTCgttctgttgctgctttgtCTTCCAGGTATTGGAATGGCATTGTTCCTGAACGCTGTAAGCTGCAGTTTAAAGAGGGAGAAGAATGGAATTGTTTTTTCGGGTATAAGATTTACCCCACTCTTCGATGTAAGTAttggaggagagagagaaaatgggtTCTGggtttttctctgcagataaCTTACAGCAAtgtttgccttctttttccttctttttttttttgtctttccagGTCCGGTCTTTGTTGTCCAGTGGCTGTTTGATGAGGCCCAGCTTACTGTGGACAATGTACACCTCaccgggcagcctgttcaggaGGGGCAGTGGCTGTACATCCAGAATCTGGGTAGGGAGCTGAGAAACACCTTGAAGGACGTGACGTAAGTCTTGGAGGAAAAAGCAACGCGTGTACTTCCAAGAGAAGCCGTTTATCCTGTATTCTGATAGCATTTATCTGATCTCTGCAGAAATTGGTGTCATGCATTGATAACTGTACTTGGTCTATGCCAAGAATCctgcctttttcatttctgaataagCACACAGGAATTTGCAGGCTCACAGTTACCGGTTGTCTTTTGTTATTGATAAGAACGTGTTGGTgctggttggttttgttttttgccaaCCTCCATAGTGAGGTCTGAGACCCCTTGCCATTGCACAGCCACCCACCCCACGGGGTTCTTTTGGAAAGTACCGACCATAAAACGCTGAGATAGTTCTACCTCTGTTGTCTCATCAACTATTCATGTACTTTAGTTGCTGTATGCAACAGGAGTCTCTTGTAGTAGATGCAGGATGGAACCCCTTTTCTTCTAGGTACTTTGGAGACCAACCAGGTTTTATACCATGATAGTCATTGCTGTTTCAAAGCACTTTGTCAGGGCAGCAAAAATCCCACCCTCTGTCTCGTTGAGAAGGTTCTGTTGAACAGGGGCTAATTTATCCTCCCAAGACCtaatctgtgtttctgttttctcctttagTGCTAGCTTTGCTCCTGCCTGTTTATCTCATGAGATCATTACACGCAAGTGAGTGAGTTtacagcttctctgaaaggtCAACATGAAAACAGTGGGGGAAATAACCACTGTTATTTAGTGGTTATTTAGTTATTATTATGTTTCACAAAGTCCCGATAGCCTGACCTCTCTGACACAATCTGTATGGTTTGTCTTTTCAGCCATTGGACAGACATCCAGGTGAAGGGGACATCGTTACCCCGCGCCCTGCACTGTTGGGATCGGAGCCTACATGAGAGCAACAAAAATGGGAAGGCCCCTCTGAAAGGTTGCCCAATTCATCTGATTGACAGCTGTCCATGGCCCCACTGCAACCCCTCGTGCCCCACTATCAGGGACCAGTTCACAGGGCAGGAGATGAACGTCATCCAGTTCCTCATGCACATGGGTTTTGATGTACAGAAGATGGCACAGCAACAGGGCCTGGAGCCCAGTAAACTCCTGGGGATGCTCAGCAGTGGTAACTAGGAGGGGATCTTCCCAAGGGCAGAGAGATTAGATCAGGAGGAGACTCGGAGCCCT is part of the Gallus gallus isolate bGalGal1 chromosome 18, bGalGal1.mat.broiler.GRCg7b, whole genome shotgun sequence genome and encodes:
- the NOTUM gene encoding palmitoleoyl-protein carboxylesterase NOTUM, with amino-acid sequence MLAAWERAAGSCAGSRPAEPAPSALPSPPAADPRPRGRLGGARRSAGGVARHRGLAAAAARGGWRRAAMGTAAVHLLLLLGLLHAGPGGEGRKGWRRRGPAARERGEATAAAAAAPAESFPLDFTAVEGNMDSFMAQVKSLAQSLYPCSAQALPHDLRLHLLHNASVTCNDGSPAGYYLKESKGSRRWLLFLEGGWYCFNRENCDTRYDTMRRLMSSKEWPATRVGTGILSSQPEENPHWWNANMVFIPYCSSDVWSGASSKSEKNEYAFMGALIIQEVIKELVGKGLSTAKVLLLAGSSAGGTGVLLNVDRVAEQLEEMGYQGIQVRGLADSGWFLDNKQYRRTDCIDTITCAPTEAIRRGIRYWNGIVPERCKLQFKEGEEWNCFFGYKIYPTLRCPVFVVQWLFDEAQLTVDNVHLTGQPVQEGQWLYIQNLGRELRNTLKDVTASFAPACLSHEIITRNHWTDIQVKGTSLPRALHCWDRSLHESNKNGKAPLKGCPIHLIDSCPWPHCNPSCPTIRDQFTGQEMNVIQFLMHMGFDVQKMAQQQGLEPSKLLGMLSSGN